From Coffea arabica cultivar ET-39 chromosome 2e, Coffea Arabica ET-39 HiFi, whole genome shotgun sequence, the proteins below share one genomic window:
- the LOC140036696 gene encoding heat stress transcription factor A-4c-like isoform X1, which translates to MDEPCSSNALPPFLTKTYEMVDDPLTNAIVSWSCNNRSFIVWNPPEFSRDLLPNYFKHNNFSSFVRQLNTYGFRKIDPEQWEFANDDFVRGQPHLLKNIYRRKPVHSHSGQGAVESQLSESERRRYKDDIERLKSDKEALLFELQRYKQEEQRFELQVLGTTESVQLMEQKQKNMMSFLSKILQRPILALELMPEPHIHERKRRIPGNSYLNEDISRANTQINSQILQKEHLDASSLLAFNKDLLEELDSTLSFWENILINVGQACDRLTSSPALVESTSCAGSPVVSYTEPNANDVSVGPKISEIDMDCDQNTNTAVINDTANSDELVAMNSTNVPTNGPTGVNDVFWEQFLTENPGSTNSSEVKVNIMIMAGFGGT; encoded by the exons ATGGATGAACCTTGCAGTTCAAATGCGCTGCCACCTTTCCTCACGAAGACATACGAGATGGTGGATGATCCTTTGACAAACGCCATAGTTTCATGGAGTTGCAATAACCGAAGCTTCATTGTCTGGAACCCTCCAGAATTTTCAAGGGATCTACTGCCCAATTACTTCAAGCACAATAACTTTTCCAGCTTTGTCAGACAACTCAACACATAT GGATTCAGGAAGATTGATCCTGAACAATGGGAATTTGCTAATGATGATTTTGTCAGAGGGCAGCCACATCTTCTAAAGAACATTTATAGACGTAAGCCTGTTCATAGTCATTCTGGACAAGGTGCTGTTGAGTCTCAGTTAAGTGAATCAGAAAGACGAAGGTACAAGGATGATATTGAGAGGCTGAAGAGCGATAAAGAGGCACTTCTTTTTGAACTACAGAGGTATAAACAGGAGGAGCAAAGATTTGAATTACAAGTGCTGGGTACGACAGAAAGTGTTCAGCTCATGGAACAGAAGCAAAAGAACATGATGTCCTTCTTGTCTAAAATTTTGCAGAGACCTATACTTGCTTTGGAGCTCATGCCGGAACCACATATTCATGAGAGAAAGAGAAGGATTCCGGGAAACAGTTATCTAAATGAAGACATCAGCAGGGCAAATACCCAAATAAATTctcaaattttgcaaaaagagCATTTAGATGCAAGTTCTCTTTTAGCTTTCAACAAAGATTTGCTGGAGGAGTTGGACTCTACACTGTCATTCTGGGAAAATATATTGATCAACGTTGGTCAAGCATGTGACAGACTTACTTCATCTCCAGCCTTGGTTGAATCTACAAGTTGTGCTGGGAGCCCTGTTGTGTCTTACACAGAGCCTAATGCTAATGATGTCTCCGTTGGGCCCAAGATCTCTGAGATTGACATGGACTGTGACCAGAATACTAACACTGCTGTCATCAACGATACTGCTAACTCAGACGAACTAGTAGCTATGAATTCCACTAATGTACCCACTAATGGACCAACTGGGGTCAATGATGTATTTTGGGAACAATTCTTGACTGAAAATCCTGGTTCTACTAATTCATCAGAAGTGAAAGTAAACATCATGATCATGGCAGGTTTTGGTGGAACATGA
- the LOC140036696 gene encoding heat stress transcription factor A-4a-like isoform X2, with amino-acid sequence MVDDPLTNAIVSWSCNNRSFIVWNPPEFSRDLLPNYFKHNNFSSFVRQLNTYGFRKIDPEQWEFANDDFVRGQPHLLKNIYRRKPVHSHSGQGAVESQLSESERRRYKDDIERLKSDKEALLFELQRYKQEEQRFELQVLGTTESVQLMEQKQKNMMSFLSKILQRPILALELMPEPHIHERKRRIPGNSYLNEDISRANTQINSQILQKEHLDASSLLAFNKDLLEELDSTLSFWENILINVGQACDRLTSSPALVESTSCAGSPVVSYTEPNANDVSVGPKISEIDMDCDQNTNTAVINDTANSDELVAMNSTNVPTNGPTGVNDVFWEQFLTENPGSTNSSEVKVNIMIMAGFGGT; translated from the exons ATGGTGGATGATCCTTTGACAAACGCCATAGTTTCATGGAGTTGCAATAACCGAAGCTTCATTGTCTGGAACCCTCCAGAATTTTCAAGGGATCTACTGCCCAATTACTTCAAGCACAATAACTTTTCCAGCTTTGTCAGACAACTCAACACATAT GGATTCAGGAAGATTGATCCTGAACAATGGGAATTTGCTAATGATGATTTTGTCAGAGGGCAGCCACATCTTCTAAAGAACATTTATAGACGTAAGCCTGTTCATAGTCATTCTGGACAAGGTGCTGTTGAGTCTCAGTTAAGTGAATCAGAAAGACGAAGGTACAAGGATGATATTGAGAGGCTGAAGAGCGATAAAGAGGCACTTCTTTTTGAACTACAGAGGTATAAACAGGAGGAGCAAAGATTTGAATTACAAGTGCTGGGTACGACAGAAAGTGTTCAGCTCATGGAACAGAAGCAAAAGAACATGATGTCCTTCTTGTCTAAAATTTTGCAGAGACCTATACTTGCTTTGGAGCTCATGCCGGAACCACATATTCATGAGAGAAAGAGAAGGATTCCGGGAAACAGTTATCTAAATGAAGACATCAGCAGGGCAAATACCCAAATAAATTctcaaattttgcaaaaagagCATTTAGATGCAAGTTCTCTTTTAGCTTTCAACAAAGATTTGCTGGAGGAGTTGGACTCTACACTGTCATTCTGGGAAAATATATTGATCAACGTTGGTCAAGCATGTGACAGACTTACTTCATCTCCAGCCTTGGTTGAATCTACAAGTTGTGCTGGGAGCCCTGTTGTGTCTTACACAGAGCCTAATGCTAATGATGTCTCCGTTGGGCCCAAGATCTCTGAGATTGACATGGACTGTGACCAGAATACTAACACTGCTGTCATCAACGATACTGCTAACTCAGACGAACTAGTAGCTATGAATTCCACTAATGTACCCACTAATGGACCAACTGGGGTCAATGATGTATTTTGGGAACAATTCTTGACTGAAAATCCTGGTTCTACTAATTCATCAGAAGTGAAAGTAAACATCATGATCATGGCAGGTTTTGGTGGAACATGA